From Leptolyngbya sp. 'hensonii', the proteins below share one genomic window:
- a CDS encoding class I SAM-dependent methyltransferase: MSQVTDDNPLLRHLIAQHILNQPQQRISFAEYMDLVLYHPKAGYYSTQALHIGAGGDFYTSPHLGSDFGELLAEQLVQMWQILGLPVPFTLVEMGGGQGILAGDVLRAIHDRRPDCFQALQYIIVEKSPLLRAAQEKQLSLWSELRWQTLAEIPSDSITGCFFSNELVDAFPVHRVTIEDGDLRELYVTAHEGDAGPEFADGVGELSTSQLVDYFSLVGIDLLSGSYADGYRSEVNLTALDWLAAVADRLHRGYVLTIDYGYPASRYYSLTRREGTLQCYYRHTHHSDPYIHVGWQDLTAHVDFTALERWGEQKGLQTIGFTRQGLFLMALGMGERMAALTRGTDQPLAERLRRREALHGLINPMGLGNFGVLVQAKNLTPEERDSPLQGLYQPE, encoded by the coding sequence ATGTCCCAGGTCACAGACGATAACCCCCTGCTCCGACATCTGATTGCCCAGCACATTCTGAACCAGCCCCAACAGCGGATTTCCTTTGCCGAGTATATGGATCTGGTCCTGTACCATCCTAAAGCGGGATATTACAGCACCCAGGCCCTTCACATTGGAGCAGGTGGGGACTTCTACACCTCTCCCCATTTAGGGTCAGATTTTGGAGAACTGCTGGCAGAACAACTGGTGCAGATGTGGCAGATTCTGGGGCTTCCAGTTCCCTTCACCCTGGTGGAGATGGGAGGAGGGCAGGGCATCCTGGCTGGGGATGTGCTCCGGGCCATTCACGATCGTCGTCCGGATTGTTTTCAAGCCCTTCAGTACATCATCGTTGAGAAGTCTCCTCTGCTCAGAGCAGCCCAGGAAAAGCAGCTCAGCCTATGGTCGGAGCTCCGCTGGCAAACCCTGGCAGAGATTCCCTCAGATTCGATTACAGGTTGCTTCTTCTCGAATGAACTGGTGGATGCCTTTCCTGTGCATCGCGTCACAATCGAGGATGGGGATCTGCGGGAACTGTATGTCACAGCCCATGAGGGAGACGCTGGCCCCGAATTTGCGGATGGGGTGGGAGAACTCTCGACGAGCCAACTGGTAGACTACTTTTCCCTGGTAGGGATTGATCTGTTGTCAGGCTCCTATGCCGATGGGTATCGATCTGAGGTAAATTTGACCGCCCTGGATTGGTTAGCAGCAGTAGCAGACCGGCTCCATCGGGGGTATGTATTGACCATTGATTATGGTTATCCAGCCAGTCGCTATTACAGCCTCACTCGCCGGGAGGGGACTTTGCAATGCTACTATCGCCACACCCATCACTCTGACCCCTATATCCATGTAGGCTGGCAAGATTTAACCGCCCATGTGGATTTTACAGCCCTGGAACGCTGGGGAGAGCAAAAGGGGTTGCAAACGATCGGCTTTACTCGGCAAGGACTGTTTTTGATGGCCCTGGGGATGGGGGAACGGATGGCTGCGCTGACCCGTGGTACCGATCAGCCCCTCGCGGAACGATTGCGTCGGCGAGAGGCATTACATGGACTGATTAATCCGATGGGGCTGGGGAATTTTGGCGTTTTGGTTCAGGCTAAAAATCTGACTCCAGAAGAGAGAGACAGTCCCCTGCAAGGATTATACCAACCCGAATAA
- a CDS encoding efflux RND transporter permease subunit, with translation MQNQPNGHPHQPSKPYQFGFVGHLAKQFIDSKLTPLIILVALLLGIGATLLLPREEEPQITVPMADVFVQMPGASAKDVEQRVTVPMEKLIKELPGVEYVYSTSRSGSALVIVRFYVGQNTEDSIVQLYNKLYANFDKIPPGVSQPLIKSRAIDDVPILTLTLWGEQSTGAELRTIAAQLDEQIKQVPDVSETTIIGGQKRQLRVELDPTRLNAFGLTPLEITQALQVQNAELASGALNQNNQSLLVRTQSFIRSAEDAKGLVVAVANNQPVYLRDVAMVMDGAEEPVSYVFFGQPTAAAHPGQKEAHRATSTRGETDAVTIAIAKRPGANAIQVSHRVLHKLHQIERNYIPKNVHLTVTRDYGETAAERSNELLFHMLIAVGSVTVLMWFALGKKEAWVVAVSIPVTLALTLASFVFYGFTLNRVTFFALIFSIGILVDDAIVVVENVGRHLQMPENKARLQFSGNRRRTLQQIVLEAVDEVGNPTILATLAVIAAILPMAFVGGLMGPYMRPIPLGASAAMIFSALVAFIVVPWTTVRVFSGANHAHQDHGEDALSRLYRRFMYPLVHYSHRGTTFLVTTALVLVVIMVGLAGFRLVILKMLPFDNKSELQVVINLPEGTTLEQTARVTREMGQYLATVPEVIHYQSYVGTASPYNFNGLVRHYFLRSGPNVADIQVNFRPKGERNRQSHDIAKAIRPHLKEIADRYSARMQVAEIPPGPPVLQTLVTEIYGPDYEGQIELARELRQIYQNTPGVVDVDWYVEAPQTDYHLVIDREKAALNGISPAQIAQVLQMALSGQNVGLLHDENAREDIAINLRFSQASRTSLEDLKSLKLKGNTGNLVPLSTLLKTEAATADTSIYHKNLQPVVYVLGDVSGRVESAVYAMLNLQPQIDKLLPATGTKIQTYLTEQPTTTETYAIKWDGEWQVTYEVFRDLGIAFAVVLVLIYALVVGWFQSFVTPLVIMAAIPFSLVGIMPAHWLMGSFFTATSMIGFIAGAGIVVRNSIILVDFIELRLKEGMSLEEAVIDAGAVRFRPMLLTAAAVVVGSAIILADPIFQGLAISLMAGEVASLLLSRSAVPILYYKIWRNRKGRSTDQTAAIAPATEPELLHHGE, from the coding sequence ATGCAGAATCAACCCAACGGGCATCCACATCAACCCTCAAAACCTTATCAGTTTGGCTTTGTCGGCCATCTGGCGAAGCAGTTTATTGATTCCAAATTAACACCCCTGATTATTCTGGTGGCCCTCTTACTGGGCATTGGGGCGACGTTGCTGCTGCCTAGGGAGGAGGAACCCCAGATCACCGTGCCCATGGCGGATGTGTTTGTCCAAATGCCAGGGGCCTCGGCTAAGGATGTGGAGCAACGGGTGACCGTGCCCATGGAGAAGTTGATTAAGGAACTTCCCGGGGTGGAATATGTATACTCGACCTCCCGATCGGGATCTGCCCTCGTGATTGTCCGGTTCTACGTGGGGCAAAATACCGAAGACTCAATTGTTCAGCTCTATAACAAGCTCTACGCTAACTTCGACAAAATTCCGCCGGGGGTGTCCCAACCCCTGATTAAGTCGAGAGCGATCGACGATGTGCCGATTTTGACCCTCACCCTCTGGGGCGAACAGAGCACGGGGGCTGAATTGAGAACGATCGCAGCCCAGCTAGACGAACAGATTAAACAGGTCCCCGATGTCTCGGAAACCACCATCATTGGAGGGCAAAAGCGACAATTGCGGGTAGAACTGGACCCCACCCGACTCAATGCCTTTGGGCTGACGCCTCTGGAAATTACCCAGGCGCTGCAGGTGCAAAATGCTGAACTGGCTAGTGGGGCCTTGAATCAGAATAATCAATCCTTGCTGGTCAGAACCCAGAGCTTTATTCGATCGGCGGAGGATGCCAAAGGATTGGTGGTTGCGGTTGCCAACAATCAACCCGTTTACCTGCGGGATGTGGCTATGGTCATGGATGGTGCTGAGGAACCGGTCAGCTATGTATTTTTTGGTCAGCCAACCGCAGCAGCCCATCCGGGCCAGAAAGAGGCCCATCGAGCAACCTCTACCCGGGGGGAAACAGATGCAGTGACGATCGCGATCGCCAAACGGCCTGGTGCCAATGCGATTCAGGTCTCCCATCGGGTGCTGCACAAACTGCACCAGATTGAGCGCAACTATATCCCCAAAAACGTTCACCTCACGGTCACTCGCGACTATGGGGAAACCGCTGCCGAGCGCTCCAATGAACTGCTGTTCCATATGCTGATTGCGGTGGGGTCCGTCACCGTGTTGATGTGGTTTGCTCTGGGTAAGAAAGAAGCCTGGGTGGTGGCAGTTTCCATTCCCGTTACCCTGGCCCTAACCCTGGCCAGCTTTGTCTTCTATGGCTTTACCCTAAACCGGGTCACCTTTTTCGCGTTGATTTTCTCCATTGGAATTCTGGTGGATGACGCGATCGTAGTGGTGGAAAATGTGGGCCGCCATCTCCAGATGCCGGAAAACAAGGCTCGGCTGCAATTCTCTGGCAATCGTCGCCGCACCCTGCAGCAGATTGTGCTGGAAGCCGTGGATGAGGTCGGTAATCCGACGATTCTGGCAACTCTAGCAGTGATTGCAGCCATTTTACCCATGGCCTTTGTGGGCGGCCTGATGGGGCCTTACATGCGTCCCATTCCCCTGGGGGCCTCCGCTGCCATGATCTTTTCGGCACTGGTAGCCTTTATTGTGGTTCCCTGGACTACCGTGCGGGTTTTTAGTGGGGCGAACCATGCCCATCAGGACCATGGAGAAGATGCCCTCAGTCGCCTTTATCGCCGCTTCATGTATCCCCTCGTGCACTATTCCCATCGGGGGACGACCTTTTTGGTGACAACAGCTCTGGTGCTGGTGGTGATCATGGTCGGGTTAGCCGGGTTTCGACTGGTGATCCTCAAGATGCTGCCGTTCGACAATAAGAGCGAGTTACAGGTAGTGATCAATTTGCCAGAGGGGACGACTCTGGAGCAAACGGCTCGTGTGACGAGGGAAATGGGGCAATATCTAGCAACGGTGCCGGAGGTGATCCACTATCAGAGCTATGTGGGGACTGCCTCTCCCTACAATTTCAATGGTCTGGTGCGCCATTACTTCCTGCGATCTGGCCCCAATGTGGCTGATATTCAGGTAAACTTTCGGCCTAAAGGGGAGCGCAACCGTCAGAGCCATGACATTGCCAAGGCCATTCGGCCCCACTTGAAGGAAATTGCCGATCGCTACAGCGCCCGAATGCAGGTGGCGGAAATTCCCCCTGGTCCCCCGGTGTTGCAAACCCTGGTCACGGAAATCTATGGCCCTGACTATGAGGGGCAGATTGAACTAGCCCGCGAGTTACGCCAGATTTACCAAAATACGCCCGGGGTGGTAGATGTGGACTGGTATGTGGAAGCACCCCAGACTGACTATCATCTGGTCATCGATCGGGAAAAGGCAGCCCTGAATGGTATTAGTCCAGCCCAAATTGCCCAGGTATTGCAGATGGCCCTCTCTGGTCAGAATGTGGGGTTGCTCCATGATGAAAATGCCAGAGAGGACATTGCCATTAACCTGCGGTTCAGTCAGGCCAGTCGCACCAGTCTGGAAGATTTGAAATCGCTGAAACTGAAAGGCAATACGGGCAATCTCGTGCCGTTGAGTACTCTGCTCAAAACAGAAGCGGCCACAGCTGACACTAGCATTTATCACAAAAACCTGCAGCCTGTCGTTTATGTGCTAGGGGATGTCTCTGGTCGGGTGGAAAGTGCAGTCTACGCCATGCTGAATTTGCAGCCCCAGATTGACAAACTTTTGCCAGCAACGGGGACGAAAATTCAGACCTACCTGACCGAACAACCCACCACCACGGAAACCTATGCCATCAAGTGGGATGGGGAATGGCAGGTCACCTATGAAGTGTTCCGGGATCTGGGGATTGCCTTTGCAGTAGTGCTGGTCCTGATCTACGCCCTAGTGGTGGGTTGGTTCCAGTCTTTCGTCACGCCCCTGGTGATTATGGCGGCCATTCCCTTTTCCCTGGTGGGCATTATGCCAGCCCACTGGCTGATGGGGTCGTTCTTCACAGCCACCTCGATGATTGGCTTCATCGCTGGAGCGGGGATTGTGGTTCGCAACTCGATTATTCTGGTGGACTTCATCGAACTGCGCTTGAAGGAAGGCATGTCACTGGAGGAGGCGGTGATCGACGCTGGTGCGGTGCGGTTCCGTCCCATGCTCCTGACCGCAGCGGCGGTGGTGGTTGGTTCCGCCATCATCCTGGCTGACCCGATCTTCCAGGGGCTGGCCATCTCCCTGATGGCCGGGGAGGTGGCGTCCTTGCTACTGTCCCGATCGGCGGTGCCGATTCTCTATTACAAGATCTGGCGCAATCGGAAAGGTCGGTCTACAGATCAGACCGCAGCGATCGCCCCCGCTACTGAACCTGAACTGCTGCACCATGGGGAATAG
- a CDS encoding efflux RND transporter periplasmic adaptor subunit — protein sequence MSHTTTDGSPDDSLEHKPSPLPGLSPKKWGFLLGGVLILAVGTWGVMHLTRPTDSQEMGSSPAIGVKILTVRSQSTANVLELSGTIRPLEQALLSTRVMGRITQLSLEAGDRFRKGDVLAQVDVMDITAQTSQAQSVVAQAQAELARSQATLNQLQAQRVEAQAAQRLAQVTQSRMAQLRREGAVSQSQLDEANTRLEEARARVAQIDAGAQQARAAIDQSQAAVGQAESSVAASSVNESYGTVIAPFDGVVVQKLAYEGEMAAPGTALLKVENPNRLQLEISVPEENLRFVRVGQAVQVQVDAVNQSFKALIQQIVPAADPNSRSFLVKIPLSGSGRLISGMFGRIALPRGQQKNIVIPATALIQRGQLQGVYVVETNAEKPVAVLRWVKTGKSQAGQIQIVSGLTEGDRIITSNLPQLSDGQAIAIRE from the coding sequence ATGTCTCATACCACCACAGACGGTTCGCCAGATGATTCTCTGGAACATAAACCCTCTCCCCTACCTGGGCTCTCGCCTAAGAAGTGGGGGTTTCTCCTGGGAGGGGTCCTGATTCTGGCAGTAGGAACCTGGGGCGTCATGCACCTGACTCGTCCAACAGATTCGCAGGAAATGGGTTCATCCCCTGCGATCGGGGTCAAAATCCTGACTGTTCGTTCCCAGTCCACAGCCAATGTGCTGGAGCTATCAGGGACCATTCGGCCCCTGGAACAGGCTCTCCTATCGACTCGGGTGATGGGACGGATCACCCAGTTATCCCTAGAAGCGGGCGATCGCTTCCGTAAGGGGGACGTACTGGCTCAGGTGGATGTGATGGATATTACGGCCCAGACCAGCCAAGCCCAATCTGTGGTGGCCCAGGCCCAGGCAGAACTGGCTCGCTCCCAGGCCACCCTGAACCAGTTACAGGCCCAGCGGGTGGAAGCTCAGGCTGCCCAGCGATTGGCCCAGGTGACCCAAAGTCGAATGGCTCAACTCCGCCGGGAGGGGGCCGTTTCCCAATCTCAACTGGACGAGGCCAATACCCGTCTAGAAGAAGCCAGGGCGAGAGTAGCCCAGATTGATGCTGGAGCTCAGCAGGCCAGGGCAGCGATCGACCAGTCCCAGGCCGCTGTCGGGCAGGCGGAATCAAGTGTGGCTGCCTCCTCAGTTAACGAAAGCTATGGCACCGTGATTGCCCCCTTTGATGGGGTCGTGGTACAGAAGCTGGCCTATGAGGGGGAGATGGCCGCTCCTGGAACGGCCTTGCTGAAAGTCGAAAACCCGAATCGCCTGCAACTAGAAATTTCCGTGCCGGAAGAGAATCTGCGGTTTGTGCGGGTGGGGCAGGCGGTGCAGGTGCAGGTCGATGCTGTGAATCAATCCTTCAAGGCGTTAATTCAGCAAATCGTGCCTGCAGCAGACCCCAATTCGCGCAGTTTCCTGGTCAAAATCCCCCTGTCTGGATCGGGTCGGCTGATATCCGGGATGTTTGGCCGCATTGCCCTGCCCAGAGGGCAGCAAAAAAATATCGTCATCCCAGCTACAGCCCTGATTCAACGGGGACAATTGCAGGGCGTGTATGTGGTCGAAACCAATGCGGAAAAGCCAGTTGCGGTACTGCGCTGGGTGAAAACAGGTAAAAGTCAGGCGGGCCAGATTCAGATTGTTTCTGGTCTGACAGAGGGCGATCGCATCATCACCAGCAATCTCCCGCAACTGAGCGATGGGCAAGCGATCGCCATTCGGGAGTAG
- a CDS encoding rhodanese-like domain-containing protein — translation MMKSKSTTKGFANPILLTPAQLKSRQEQLLIVDVRGRLEYLMGHIPGAHCFSRDRILQNVAKDHPIALTCLSGHRSAMVAQWLVAQGYRQVHNLQGGLLAWQSTGYSIQRGLNP, via the coding sequence ATGATGAAATCAAAATCAACCACCAAAGGATTTGCCAATCCCATCCTGCTCACACCGGCTCAACTCAAATCCCGTCAGGAGCAACTGTTGATTGTGGATGTACGGGGTCGGCTGGAATACCTCATGGGCCATATTCCGGGAGCCCACTGTTTCAGCCGCGATCGCATTCTCCAAAATGTTGCTAAAGACCATCCGATCGCCCTCACCTGCCTATCCGGACACCGCAGTGCCATGGTGGCTCAATGGCTGGTAGCCCAGGGTTATCGTCAGGTCCATAACTTGCAAGGCGGGTTGCTGGCCTGGCAAAGCACAGGGTATTCCATTCAACGCGGCCTGAACCCCTAA
- a CDS encoding SCP-2 sterol transfer family protein — MAELFSSEWMQAFGEQWNAESELAAALAKIHFNSNIGYGFLEDPNPVGVLTVEDGQVVSAGAYSGQELNWDLRADREQWQQWIKNGLNLMGLGMAYMSRKLQFRVGDYTAMIKDPRMAGPFIKSFSVMGRV, encoded by the coding sequence ATGGCAGAATTATTTTCATCGGAATGGATGCAAGCTTTTGGGGAACAGTGGAATGCAGAGTCTGAACTGGCTGCAGCCCTGGCCAAAATTCATTTCAATTCCAACATTGGGTATGGATTTTTGGAGGATCCCAATCCTGTGGGTGTCCTGACCGTGGAAGATGGCCAGGTCGTGTCTGCAGGTGCTTACAGTGGACAGGAACTCAATTGGGATTTGCGGGCCGATCGGGAGCAATGGCAACAATGGATTAAAAACGGGCTGAATCTGATGGGCTTGGGGATGGCCTACATGAGCCGGAAGCTGCAATTCCGGGTGGGGGACTACACAGCCATGATCAAGGATCCTCGTATGGCTGGCCCCTTCATTAAGTCCTTCTCAGTCATGGGTCGGGTGTAA
- a CDS encoding DUF3122 domain-containing protein: MGCKLRKMLSWLLLLGAIVLGLVLGLGILSPARATAAIRQLEEAPRQRVYQSRQTLKDQQGHNWQVIAFNRIRPNGSTSFDIRLVGFPGVVEIDRSRPLMLTNSLGQTLRAADASGNLFTETAHPEPYVGQYDLQPLLSQVQTEIPLQIILPTIGGEAVRLSISPLLIQEWKVIANYGNSDV, from the coding sequence ATGGGTTGTAAGTTGCGAAAAATGTTGTCCTGGTTGTTGCTTTTAGGTGCGATCGTCCTGGGATTAGTCCTGGGATTGGGCATATTATCTCCGGCAAGGGCTACAGCAGCAATCCGGCAGTTGGAGGAAGCACCAAGGCAGCGGGTGTATCAATCCCGGCAAACCCTTAAAGATCAGCAGGGTCACAACTGGCAGGTGATTGCCTTCAATCGTATTCGTCCCAATGGCAGCACCAGTTTTGATATCCGCCTGGTGGGTTTTCCCGGTGTAGTTGAGATCGATCGGTCCCGGCCTCTGATGCTAACAAATTCCCTGGGGCAAACACTGAGGGCTGCTGATGCCTCCGGCAACCTCTTTACCGAAACAGCCCATCCTGAACCCTATGTGGGGCAGTACGATCTCCAGCCCTTGCTGTCTCAGGTGCAGACAGAAATCCCCTTGCAGATCATCCTGCCCACGATCGGGGGTGAGGCTGTGCGCTTATCCATCTCACCATTATTGATTCAGGAGTGGAAGGTTATTGCCAATTACGGCAATTCAGATGTTTAA
- a CDS encoding metalloregulator ArsR/SmtB family transcription factor gives MEIALNQSELELLANRFKALADPTRLQILAAICDQERNVQEICDRTGLHQGNVSKHLKLMKDAGVVACRREGVWRYYRVLDTELLTLCSRFHQV, from the coding sequence ATGGAGATTGCCCTGAATCAAAGTGAGCTGGAGCTACTGGCCAACCGCTTTAAGGCATTGGCCGACCCAACACGACTGCAAATTCTGGCAGCAATCTGCGACCAGGAGCGAAATGTCCAGGAGATTTGCGATCGCACCGGATTGCACCAGGGTAATGTCTCCAAGCATCTGAAATTGATGAAAGATGCTGGAGTGGTAGCCTGTCGTCGAGAGGGGGTTTGGCGCTATTACCGGGTGCTGGATACGGAGTTGTTGACACTTTGTAGTCGTTTTCATCAGGTGTAA
- a CDS encoding DNA-binding protein: MQKIIKLAATLSIISLLFSPLALAQLGKGGRGSGGWGRNSQYQRLYNLNTVTTITGKVIAVDNQVSMRGMSTGVHVKVSTANGNILVHLGPAWYLGNQDVQIELGDQIEVTGSQVTLAGVPVIIAAKIRKGDQILTLRDQNGFPVWSGWRKQ; encoded by the coding sequence ATGCAGAAGATCATTAAGCTTGCAGCAACACTTTCCATCATCAGTTTACTGTTCAGTCCTCTTGCATTAGCCCAATTAGGAAAAGGGGGAAGGGGCAGTGGCGGATGGGGTAGAAACAGTCAATATCAGCGGTTATACAACCTGAATACGGTCACAACTATCACAGGTAAGGTCATTGCAGTTGATAACCAGGTTTCCATGCGAGGGATGTCAACGGGGGTCCATGTGAAGGTGTCCACCGCCAATGGCAACATTCTGGTGCATTTGGGGCCAGCCTGGTATCTCGGTAATCAGGATGTTCAGATTGAACTGGGAGACCAGATCGAGGTGACGGGATCTCAGGTAACTCTGGCTGGAGTCCCCGTCATTATTGCCGCTAAGATTCGCAAGGGTGATCAAATTCTGACCCTGAGGGATCAAAATGGCTTCCCTGTATGGAGTGGTTGGAGGAAACAATAG
- a CDS encoding FAD-dependent oxidoreductase, with the protein MAHIVVIGAGLGGLPAAYELRHILPPQHRVTLISNQPKFTFVPSLPWVGLGLRSLDRIQLDLAKIVPQHGIEFIHDAVMAIDPKARQLSLSGQTIDYDYVVIATGPELALDAVPGLGPEGGYTQSVCNPHHALLAGDAWEKFLREPGPIVVGASPAASCFGPAYEFAFLAHHVLRQKGLRDRVPMTFVTAEPYAGHLGIGGMAKSRWLIRKFLADREIELMENAAISHFEPETVHLVDGRTLPFKYAMVLPPFRGPRFLREAVGLTDPKGFVPVLPTYRHPTFESVYAVGVVTQLKPVEPTPIPIGVPKVGQMTEEMVISVAHNIALELGVISGRPFKPTLQAICFADFGDTGALFLADPLLPDAEGKRHRALTMKGPWVSWMKTGFEKYFMDKMRVGWTMPWFERWALNAIGLPLVESIPMDASLNVSHPIP; encoded by the coding sequence ATGGCTCATATTGTGGTGATTGGTGCTGGCCTGGGAGGATTACCTGCAGCCTATGAACTGCGGCATATACTGCCACCTCAGCACCGAGTGACACTGATTTCCAACCAACCCAAATTTACTTTTGTGCCCTCCTTGCCCTGGGTGGGGTTGGGCTTACGATCGCTGGATCGAATTCAGTTAGATCTAGCTAAAATCGTTCCCCAGCATGGCATTGAGTTTATCCATGATGCGGTGATGGCCATTGACCCCAAGGCCCGTCAACTCTCCCTTTCAGGCCAAACGATCGACTATGACTATGTGGTGATCGCGACAGGGCCGGAATTAGCCCTGGATGCCGTACCCGGCCTGGGACCAGAGGGGGGGTACACCCAGTCCGTGTGCAATCCTCACCATGCCCTGCTAGCCGGTGATGCCTGGGAGAAGTTTTTGCGGGAACCGGGACCGATTGTGGTTGGGGCATCCCCAGCAGCCAGTTGTTTCGGACCAGCCTATGAGTTTGCCTTCCTGGCCCATCATGTGTTGCGCCAGAAAGGACTGCGCGATCGGGTGCCTATGACCTTTGTTACCGCCGAACCCTATGCAGGACATCTAGGGATTGGGGGCATGGCCAAGTCCCGCTGGCTGATTCGCAAATTCCTGGCCGATCGGGAAATTGAACTGATGGAAAACGCCGCCATTTCCCACTTTGAGCCAGAAACGGTCCATCTGGTGGACGGGAGAACCCTTCCCTTTAAGTACGCCATGGTGTTGCCCCCGTTTCGGGGACCCCGTTTTCTGCGAGAAGCCGTTGGTTTAACTGATCCAAAGGGATTTGTGCCAGTGTTACCGACCTATCGCCATCCCACTTTTGAGTCTGTCTATGCTGTAGGTGTGGTCACCCAACTCAAACCGGTCGAGCCCACCCCCATCCCGATCGGAGTGCCCAAGGTGGGTCAGATGACTGAGGAGATGGTCATCTCCGTGGCCCACAACATTGCCCTGGAACTGGGTGTTATTTCGGGACGACCCTTTAAGCCAACCCTGCAGGCAATTTGCTTTGCTGATTTTGGGGATACGGGAGCCCTGTTCCTGGCTGACCCCCTATTGCCAGATGCAGAGGGTAAACGCCATCGGGCCCTGACCATGAAGGGACCCTGGGTGTCCTGGATGAAGACTGGCTTCGAGAAATATTTCATGGACAAGATGCGGGTCGGTTGGACCATGCCCTGGTTTGAACGCTGGGCTTTGAATGCGATCGGCCTACCCCTGGTGGAATCCATTCCGATGGATGCCAGCCTGAATGTGAGTCACCCAATCCCTTGA
- a CDS encoding DUF2892 domain-containing protein — protein MEPLSRKGSWTQHQWIRLVAGSMVLISLMLAVIDLRWLFLTAFVGLNLWQSAFTNWCPLIAVLRKLGVRES, from the coding sequence ATGGAGCCTCTGAGTCGTAAGGGATCGTGGACACAACATCAGTGGATTCGTCTGGTGGCAGGCAGCATGGTGCTCATCAGTTTAATGCTGGCGGTCATTGACCTGAGATGGCTGTTCCTGACTGCATTTGTCGGGCTCAATTTGTGGCAATCTGCATTTACGAACTGGTGCCCGTTAATTGCGGTGCTGCGCAAGCTGGGAGTCAGGGAGTCTTAA